A single Sulfurimonas aquatica DNA region contains:
- a CDS encoding thioredoxin family protein: MGNLRLVVILLALACVSIFAKDFYTYEEALEIQKKSNKVIMLDVVRDGCHYCEDMKKNVFQDKEMLEWINQRFIPVEINLDHDEIPLELKVYFTPTFFFLDKNQKVLKKVPGSWSIEDFKDLTKGIK; the protein is encoded by the coding sequence GTGGGGAATTTGAGACTTGTTGTTATATTATTAGCATTAGCTTGTGTCTCTATTTTTGCAAAAGATTTTTATACTTATGAAGAAGCATTAGAAATACAAAAAAAGAGTAACAAAGTTATTATGCTTGATGTAGTTAGAGATGGTTGTCACTACTGTGAAGATATGAAGAAGAATGTTTTTCAAGATAAAGAGATGCTTGAGTGGATAAACCAGAGATTTATACCTGTAGAGATTAATCTTGATCATGATGAGATACCATTAGAACTTAAAGTCTATTTTACACCTACTTTTTTCTTTTTAGATAAGAATCAAAAAGTTTTAAAAAAGGTTCCTGGTTCATGGTCTATAGAGGACTTTAAAGATTTAACAAAAGGAATAAAATGA
- a CDS encoding DsrE family protein: MIQKFTLILLSLCIMVSAETEFAEPKPAIDNPRQIMFSIKSADDEAIHHVLSTANNVLKFYGPENVEMKIIAYYHGIKALEKKYKDIALRVEALMLLDVEFVACGNTMKTKKITEDELIDGSDIVTAGVAEMVERIQDGWVNIIP; the protein is encoded by the coding sequence ATGATTCAAAAGTTTACGTTGATTTTACTCAGCTTGTGTATTATGGTATCTGCAGAAACAGAGTTTGCAGAGCCTAAGCCTGCAATAGATAATCCTAGACAGATTATGTTTAGCATCAAAAGTGCAGATGATGAAGCGATTCATCATGTACTTAGTACTGCAAACAATGTTTTGAAGTTTTATGGACCTGAAAATGTAGAGATGAAAATCATCGCATACTATCATGGCATAAAAGCTTTAGAGAAAAAATATAAAGATATAGCTCTAAGAGTAGAAGCTTTAATGCTTCTTGATGTTGAGTTTGTTGCCTGTGGCAATACAATGAAAACAAAAAAAATAACAGAGGATGAGCTTATTGATGGGAGTGATATCGTTACAGCTGGTGTGGCTGAAATGGTAGAGAGAATACAAGATGGTTGGGTGAATATAATTCCTTAA
- a CDS encoding MBL fold metallo-hydrolase: MKSLLLSLLFVNSLLSFDYKLHPQKVGEYTHCFFGHSEVMDEHNNGNISNSCFVNMGASYLVIDSGSTFSYASQAYEEIKKIKNLPISYVANTHVHDDHWLGNSYYVTVGAKIIGSLAFEELAIEDITRMQKRVTAESYTQTKQIKPTIFVENQITLRINKKEVKIKSVNQKAHTNSDLYVYIPQMKIVFVGDLVFNDRIPSIRDGELNGWLDALDEIKSLDTKYIIGGHGKMIRNDSIEMTYNYIKDLRDGVTQMLEDGEEIADVVNALEMKEYKNINLYDSMHRNNVETAYRMLEWGI, encoded by the coding sequence TTGAAGTCACTATTACTGAGTTTATTATTTGTCAATTCTCTCCTCTCCTTTGACTACAAACTTCACCCCCAAAAAGTTGGTGAGTATACTCACTGCTTTTTTGGACACTCAGAAGTGATGGACGAGCATAACAATGGGAATATTTCTAATTCCTGCTTTGTTAATATGGGAGCTAGCTATCTTGTGATAGATAGTGGTTCTACATTTTCATATGCCTCACAGGCGTATGAAGAAATCAAAAAAATAAAAAATCTTCCAATCTCTTATGTTGCAAATACACATGTTCACGATGACCATTGGCTTGGTAATAGTTATTATGTAACAGTAGGTGCTAAAATTATCGGTTCATTAGCGTTTGAAGAGTTAGCAATTGAAGATATAACTAGAATGCAAAAAAGAGTTACGGCAGAGTCATACACTCAGACTAAACAAATTAAACCAACTATATTTGTTGAGAATCAAATAACTTTAAGAATAAATAAAAAAGAAGTAAAAATTAAAAGTGTAAATCAAAAAGCGCATACTAATAGTGATCTTTACGTTTACATTCCACAGATGAAAATAGTTTTCGTAGGAGACTTAGTTTTTAATGATAGAATTCCCTCTATAAGGGATGGAGAATTGAATGGTTGGCTTGATGCTTTAGATGAGATTAAGTCTTTAGATACCAAGTATATTATTGGTGGCCACGGTAAGATGATTAGAAATGACTCTATTGAGATGACATATAACTATATAAAAGATTTACGAGATGGCGTTACGCAAATGTTAGAAGATGGTGAAGAGATAGCTGATGTAGTAAATGCATTAGAGATGAAAGAGTATAAAAATATTAACCTTTATGACTCTATGCATAGAAATAATGTTGAGACAGCATACAGAATGTTGGAGTGGGGAATTTGA
- a CDS encoding OprD family outer membrane porin, with protein MKLLKISAVTAAVCLLATSVNADEKPKRELKGNMMEVYNTLPGKANSITEAFTDGTFYGRLRMNSFMYDSANPAALDHKVLGLGGSMIYKTASFKGFSATAAGYFSTVPYTTLERSEAPSAKMGNDLFSRYNVLTTDDWTMAVLGQAYLQYSAGKTTVKLGDQIFESFLTKSNDTKMMPNTFTGLVVENKDLPQTRVRGAYFTTQKLRSHTTSHDVITVGTSENATDSWDKYAGNDDSAKHGGLTWANFKAAGKDTENKLIVADLQNKSIENLKVDVTFGSVPGVVSSLTGELNYKIALPSGFSLTPGVRHMQQFDNGGGEVGGSSLDGKNVTWTGNTATYTNNGYKSANSLDSSLTMARLVLKQGPLKAQIAYSTVADEADIVAPWRGFPTGGYTRAMAQYNWYANTKTTAAEVHYDFGKAKIVSGLSAMVRYAIQDFDEVKTNLQSDSNMLHIDVIEKFTPDLYAKFRLGMRDNDVDTQSYNEYRFEINYLF; from the coding sequence ATGAAATTATTAAAAATCAGTGCAGTTACTGCTGCCGTATGTTTACTAGCTACATCAGTTAATGCAGATGAGAAACCAAAACGCGAGCTTAAAGGAAATATGATGGAGGTGTATAATACACTTCCAGGAAAAGCCAATAGTATTACTGAGGCTTTTACAGATGGTACTTTTTACGGTCGTTTACGTATGAACTCATTTATGTATGATTCTGCAAATCCGGCTGCTCTAGATCACAAAGTACTTGGTCTCGGTGGTTCTATGATTTACAAAACTGCATCGTTCAAAGGTTTCAGTGCAACTGCTGCTGGATACTTTTCAACTGTACCATATACAACTTTAGAGCGAAGTGAAGCTCCTAGTGCTAAAATGGGAAATGATCTATTCAGTCGTTATAATGTCCTAACAACAGATGACTGGACTATGGCTGTACTTGGTCAAGCCTATTTACAATATAGTGCAGGGAAAACAACAGTTAAGCTTGGTGATCAAATTTTTGAATCATTTTTAACTAAATCAAATGACACAAAAATGATGCCAAATACTTTTACTGGTTTAGTGGTTGAGAACAAAGACCTCCCACAAACAAGAGTTCGTGGTGCATACTTTACAACACAAAAACTTCGTAGTCATACTACATCTCATGATGTAATCACTGTTGGTACGAGTGAAAATGCCACAGACTCTTGGGATAAATATGCAGGTAATGATGATTCTGCAAAACATGGTGGATTAACTTGGGCGAATTTTAAAGCAGCAGGGAAAGATACCGAGAATAAGTTAATTGTTGCTGACCTACAAAATAAATCCATTGAGAACTTAAAAGTTGATGTGACATTCGGTTCAGTACCAGGTGTTGTTTCATCACTTACAGGTGAATTAAACTACAAAATTGCTCTTCCTAGTGGTTTTTCTTTAACTCCAGGTGTACGTCATATGCAACAATTTGACAATGGTGGTGGTGAAGTTGGTGGTTCAAGTCTAGATGGAAAAAATGTTACTTGGACAGGTAATACAGCTACTTATACAAATAACGGATATAAAAGTGCCAACTCGCTTGATTCATCTTTAACAATGGCACGTTTAGTTTTAAAACAGGGTCCTCTAAAAGCTCAGATTGCTTACTCTACAGTTGCTGATGAAGCAGATATCGTAGCTCCATGGCGTGGATTCCCAACCGGTGGCTATACTCGTGCTATGGCACAGTATAACTGGTACGCAAACACAAAAACAACTGCTGCTGAAGTACACTATGACTTTGGAAAAGCGAAAATAGTTTCAGGTTTAAGTGCAATGGTTCGTTACGCAATACAAGACTTTGATGAAGTGAAAACAAACCTTCAGTCTGATAGTAATATGTTACACATCGATGTAATTGAAAAATTCACACCTGATCTGTATGCAAAATTCCGTCTTGGTATGAGAGATAATGATGTAGATACTCAATCATACAACGAATATCGTTTTGAGATAAACTACCTCTTCTAG
- a CDS encoding DEAD/DEAH box helicase — translation MTFKDLGLSAPLLKAISEQGYETPTPIQEQAIPVILAKKDILAGAQTGTGKTAGFTLPILELLTRSKHQDKKHQIKVLILTPTRELAAQVGESVELYSKHLPYKSTIIFGGVKINPQLVALRKGVDIVIATPGRLLDHISQKSIDLSHVDYLILDEADRMLDMGFINDIKKVIAVIPPQRQTLLFSATYSEEIKKLSNKLLKAPTLIEVARANTSSEIVKQAVYPVDKTRKRELLTHLINEGQWKQVLVFTRTKHGANRLSGQLETDGITSAAIHGNKSQNARTKALADFKAGKVRVLVATDIAARGIDIDHLPHVVNYELPNVSEDYVHRIGRTGRAGNEGEAISLVCVDEDEFLAGIEKLIKKDIQKVWLKGFKPDPSIKAEPINMGGNRGARNKPRGGNGGNRNGGGSQRGRR, via the coding sequence ATGACATTCAAAGATTTGGGGCTAAGTGCTCCTTTACTAAAAGCAATAAGTGAGCAAGGGTATGAAACTCCTACACCTATTCAAGAACAAGCAATACCGGTAATACTCGCTAAAAAAGATATTTTAGCTGGAGCACAAACGGGAACTGGAAAAACTGCTGGTTTTACTCTTCCAATACTAGAACTACTTACAAGATCAAAGCATCAAGATAAAAAACATCAGATAAAAGTACTTATACTTACTCCAACACGCGAACTTGCAGCTCAAGTGGGAGAGAGCGTAGAACTTTACTCAAAGCATCTTCCATATAAGTCTACCATCATTTTTGGTGGTGTTAAGATAAACCCACAACTTGTAGCACTTAGAAAAGGCGTTGATATCGTTATAGCAACGCCAGGGCGTCTGCTTGATCATATCTCTCAAAAGAGTATAGACCTAAGCCATGTTGATTATCTTATCCTAGATGAAGCGGATAGAATGCTTGATATGGGTTTTATTAACGACATAAAAAAAGTTATAGCAGTTATACCTCCACAAAGACAAACGCTACTATTTTCAGCAACGTATTCTGAAGAGATCAAGAAGCTTTCTAACAAACTTTTAAAGGCTCCTACTCTTATTGAGGTAGCTCGTGCAAACACTTCAAGTGAAATAGTAAAGCAAGCTGTTTACCCAGTAGATAAAACTCGTAAACGCGAACTACTTACTCACCTTATCAATGAAGGACAGTGGAAACAAGTTCTAGTTTTCACACGTACTAAACATGGTGCAAATCGTCTAAGTGGTCAACTTGAAACAGATGGCATAACATCAGCGGCTATTCATGGAAACAAGAGTCAAAACGCAAGAACAAAAGCACTTGCTGACTTTAAAGCTGGAAAAGTAAGAGTTCTTGTTGCAACAGATATAGCTGCACGTGGAATAGACATCGATCATCTACCTCATGTTGTAAATTATGAGCTTCCAAATGTAAGTGAGGATTATGTTCACCGTATAGGTAGAACAGGTCGTGCTGGTAATGAGGGTGAAGCTATCTCCCTTGTATGTGTTGATGAAGATGAGTTTTTAGCGGGCATTGAAAAACTTATTAAAAAAGATATACAAAAAGTGTGGCTTAAAGGTTTTAAACCAGATCCAAGTATAAAAGCGGAACCTATAAATATGGGTGGAAATCGTGGAGCGAGAAATAAGCCTCGTGGTGGAAATGGTGGAAACCGCAACGGTGGTGGTTCTCAAAGAGGTAGAAGATAA
- a CDS encoding DsrE family protein, protein MKALLVLFALISFLFGDDESAKVVFDLTTAKVETFEKHILKGVAVNKANFESQFKDFEVAVVIHGGSYRFFVNDLQSTKYKDDTELVKVHSELKKRIASMADTYGVKFYMCGVGVKKHKLDPKNIMSFVKIVPNSTMALIERQNEGFAYLPVRDY, encoded by the coding sequence ATGAAAGCTTTACTAGTTCTGTTCGCATTGATTAGTTTTTTGTTTGGAGATGATGAGTCTGCTAAGGTGGTTTTCGATTTGACAACTGCAAAAGTTGAAACATTTGAAAAACATATTTTAAAAGGTGTAGCAGTTAATAAAGCTAATTTTGAGAGTCAATTTAAAGATTTTGAAGTTGCTGTGGTTATTCATGGTGGCTCTTATAGGTTTTTTGTAAATGATCTTCAAAGTACTAAGTACAAAGATGATACTGAATTAGTTAAAGTTCATTCTGAGTTAAAAAAGAGAATTGCTTCTATGGCTGACACATACGGAGTGAAGTTTTATATGTGTGGAGTTGGAGTAAAAAAGCATAAACTAGATCCAAAAAATATTATGAGTTTTGTGAAGATAGTTCCAAACTCTACTATGGCTCTAATTGAAAGACAAAATGAAGGTTTTGCTTACCTTCCAGTAAGAGATTACTAA
- a CDS encoding DUF302 domain-containing protein has protein sequence MKKIVLFVVALMSVVSLQAQGDLHLFEVNNKSGKITPLIIEEAFTKNGFSLGINSEMNGPFTKQFQQTDFKVFTLLTVYHTEFSKDLVNKYPQAGVFIPMGVGIYQGANEDTLHISMLTAETQAKILGSDTVILKKIEKAALKVVNNLLPNAKHNISKDSLKESRNLVTQYEMDLDGEDWADMREEFEMNLEAGFEPFGFVMPSFMDYNEELTQEGSVDSPYDFYDTYSICKLKVIYNVAKTRPEASAFAPCTTMVYKKKDEDKIVVGFPAVYNWLSSARIEDKNAHDVLMKAQKDFESILKDITE, from the coding sequence ATGAAAAAAATAGTTTTATTTGTAGTTGCACTTATGAGTGTAGTGTCTTTACAAGCACAAGGTGATCTACACCTTTTTGAAGTTAATAATAAGTCAGGGAAGATAACACCCCTAATAATAGAAGAGGCGTTTACTAAAAATGGTTTCTCTTTAGGGATAAACTCTGAGATGAATGGCCCTTTTACAAAGCAGTTTCAACAGACAGACTTTAAGGTCTTCACACTTTTAACTGTATATCATACAGAGTTCTCAAAAGATTTAGTAAATAAATATCCACAAGCAGGTGTTTTTATTCCAATGGGTGTTGGTATATATCAAGGTGCAAATGAAGATACACTTCACATATCCATGCTAACTGCTGAAACACAGGCAAAAATACTTGGAAGTGATACAGTAATACTTAAAAAAATAGAAAAAGCGGCACTTAAAGTAGTGAATAATTTACTACCTAATGCAAAGCATAATATTAGTAAAGATAGTTTAAAAGAGTCACGTAACTTAGTGACACAATATGAAATGGATTTAGATGGTGAAGATTGGGCTGATATGAGAGAAGAGTTTGAGATGAATCTTGAAGCTGGTTTTGAGCCTTTTGGATTTGTAATGCCGAGTTTTATGGACTACAATGAAGAGCTTACTCAAGAGGGTAGTGTAGATAGTCCATATGACTTTTATGATACTTACTCTATTTGTAAATTAAAAGTAATATATAATGTTGCTAAGACAAGACCAGAAGCATCAGCTTTCGCACCATGTACGACAATGGTGTATAAGAAGAAAGATGAAGATAAGATAGTAGTAGGTTTTCCAGCTGTTTACAACTGGTTAAGTAGTGCAAGAATCGAAGATAAAAATGCTCATGATGTACTCATGAAAGCACAAAAAGACTTTGAATCTATTTTAAAAGATATAACGGAGTAA